CGCGACCGCGCCGACAGTCTGAAAGGGGCGCGCGTCTTCGTGCCGCGCAGCAGCTTCCCGACGCCGGACGAGGGCGAGTTCTACTGGGTCGACCTCATCGGCTTGTCGGTGCTCAACCGCGGGCACCTGGCCTTGGGCACCGTGGTCGGCCTGATCGAGACCGGCCCGCACTGCGTGCTGCGCGTCCAGCCGGCGGCGGCCGACGCCGACGAGATCCTCATCCCCTTCGTCGACGCCTATGTCGACGCGGTCGAGCGGGCCGAGCACCGCATCCGCGTCGATTGGCAGACTGACTACTGACGCCCCGCCGGCCGACGCCGCCATGCGTTTCGATCTCGTCACCCTGTTCCCCGAGCTCATCGCCGCCCACCTGGCGCATGGCATCACACGCCGGGCCTACGAGGGCCCGGTCCAGGTGAAGACCTGGTCGCCGCGCGACTTCACCGACGACGCCTACCGCCGCGTCGACGATCGCCCCTACGGCGGCGGCGCCGGTATGGTGATGCTGGCGCAGCCGCTGCTGCGCACGCTGGACGCCATCACGGTCGACCGCGGCCCTGGCCCGCAAGCGGTGGTTCACTTCACGCCCACCGGACGCTGCATCGATCAGGCGCTGGTGCACGAGCTGGCCAAGGGCCCTGGCGCAGTCCTGCTGTGCGGCCGTTACGAGGGCATCGATCAGCGCCTGCTCGACGCCCGCGCGACGCTGGAGCTGAGCCTGGGCGACTTCGTTCTGTCAGGCGGCGAGCTGCCGGCGCTGGTCTTGCTCGACGCGATTGCGCGGCTGCAGCCGGGCGTGCTGGCCGAACCCTCGCACCAGAGCGACAGCTTTTCAGACGGGTTGCTCGAAGGCCCACACTACAGCCGCCCGGAGCGGCTGGTGCTGGACGGCACCGAGCACGCCGTGCCCGAGGTGCTGCTGTCGGGCCACCACGGCGAGATTGCGCGCTGGCGGCGCGAGCAGTCGCTGGCACTGACAGCGCGGCGCCGGCCCGGGCTGATCGAGGCTGCGCGCGCCGCCGGGCGGCTGAGCCCGGCTGACGAGCGTTTCCTGGCTCGTCTGCCGAGCCCATAGCCTGACCGGGCTATACTCGAAGGCTTTTCGATCCTCTGCCGGGCCCACTTTTCCTCCCACCCAGCCCAGAGCAAGATCGTCTCGGAGAACCCCGTGGACCTGATTGCCACCCTAGAGCAAGAAGAGATCGCGCGCCTGAACCGCACGATCCCGGCCTTCGCCCCCGGCGATACCGTCATCGTCAACGTCAACGTGGTCGAAGGCACGCGCAAGCGCGTGCAGGCCTACGAAGGCGTCGTCATCGCCAAGCGCAACCGCGGCCTGAACAGCAGCTTTATCGTGCGCAAGGTCTCCAACGGGGAAGGTGTGGAGCGTACGTTCCAGACCTACAGCCCGCTGATCGCCGGCATCGAGGTCAAGCGCCGAGGCGACGTGCGCCGCGCCAAGCTCTACTACCTTCGCAAGCGCAGCGGCAAGTCGGCCCGCATCAAGGAAAAGCTCGCCTGAGCGAAGCTCAGGCCCGCGGCGAAGCCGGCCGCGCCAAGAGCGGTCCGCCGGTTGCCGATGACCCCACCCCCGCGCATCCTCGACCCCCGCTGCGTGCCCGTGGAGGGGGTCGATTCACATCTGCCGCAGGTTCCCGAGGGCCGGCTGGCCCCGCAGTGGATGCGCGATCGCTTCGCGGCCGGCGAGCCCTTCGAGCCCGAGCACCCGGGCGACGGCCGGCCCTTCGAGGGCCGCAGCCCCGCGGCAGCGGCCGTGCTGGTGCCGCTGGTCCAGCGCCCCGAGGGCCTCACGGTGCTGCTGACCCGCCGCACCGAACACCTGCGCGACCATGCGGGCCAGATCAGCTTTCCTGGCGGCCGCAGCGAGCCCGGCGACGACGGCCCCACCGGCACCGCACTGCGCGAGGCGCACGAGGAGGTGGGCCTGACGCCCGCGCACGTGGACGTGATCGGAGCGCTTCCGGTATACACCACGGTCACACACTTCATGGTCACGCCCGTGGTGGCCCTGGTGCAACCCCGGTTCGAACTCGCTCTCGACTCCTTCGAGGTGGCCGAGGCCTTCGAGGTGCCGCTGGCCTGGCTCATGAACCCGACCCACCACCGCCGCCACCGCTTCGAGTACGAGGGTGGTCAGCGGCAGTTCCTGTCCATGCCTTGGCAGAGCACGGACGTCGACGGCCTGCCGAGCGAGTACTTCATCTGGGGCGCTACGGCGGCGATGCTGCGCAACCTCTATCGCTTTTTGGCGCGCTGACCCGCTTGCCTGCTACGGCGGTCGGAAGCGCGGGCGACAGCCTCTGACCGTGCAGCGGCGCATGCGCCTCGTCGATAGGTTGGGCGGCCGCATCGGCTTGACCAGCATCCCCGGCCAAGGTGTGGCGGTGCCGGTGCACCGGGGGGCCTCGGTGCTGCCCTGCAGGCGGCGGCTTCTATCATCGCGGCCCAAATGAGCTTCTTCGCTGTCCTGTTCGCACTGCTGATCGAGCAGCTCAAGCCGCTGCCGCGTGACAACGCCGTGCACGGTGCCATCGAGCAGTGGGTGCGCTGGACCGGCCGCAACTTCGACGCCGGGGAGCGCCACCACTCGGCGGTGGTGTGGGGCGTTTCGGTGGGCGTGCCCGGTGTCTTGGTCACGACGCTGTACCTCTTCATCGCCCACCACAGCCTGCTGCTGGCGCTGGCCTTCGACCTCCTGGTGCTCTACCTCACCTTGGGATTCCGGCAGTTCAGCCACTTCTTCACCGACATCCGAGACGCACTCGACCGCGGCGACGAAGCCACTGCGCGAGCCCTGCTGGCGGAGTGGCGCCACCTCGACGCCAGTGAGCTGCCGCGCACCGAGCTGCTGCGCCACGTGATCGAGCACGCGCTGCTGGCGGCGCACCGGCATGTGTTCGGCGTTTTCTTCTGGTTCGTCTTGCTGTCGGCGCTGGGCCTGGGCCCGCTGGGTGCGGTTCTCTACCGCATGGCCGAGTTCTCGTCGCGTTACTGGAACTACCGAAGCCGCAACCTGGAAGCGCCGTCCAATGAGCGCTTGGCCGCGCTGTCGCAGCGGCTGTTCACGCTGGTCGACCACGTGCCGGCGCGCCTGACGGCGGCCGGCTTCGCTATCGTGGGCAACTTCGAGGAGTCCGTGGCCGCCTGGCGACGCCACGCCCGCCTCTGGCAACACGCCAATGAGGGCGCGATCCTGGCCGCGGCGGCCGGTGCGGTGGGCCTGCAGCTGGGGGGGCCGGCCGCCCCCGGCGTGACGCCGGACCGCAGCAAGACCTTCAGCGCCGGCGGCGAGGCCGGCATTGCCGACTCCCAGGGGTCGACCGACGGTCAGCCGGTGCAGATGGCGCATCTGCAGAGCGTGGTGGGCCTGGTCTGGCGCTCGGTGCTGCTGTGGATGGTGCTGGTGCTGCTGCTGACCTTCGCCAATCTCGTGGGCTAGGAGCGCTGCGCTGGATGGCCACCGCCCACACTTCTAGTAGCGAGGCGGCGCCGAGAGTTCCTCGTGCAGCGCCTCATACAGGCGCATGCGGTTGTCACCGATCGCGCCGCGTGCGGCCGCCGCGCGCACACCACATCCCGGCTCATGGCGGTGGCTGCAGTTGGCAAAGCGGCAATGCCCAAGGTGGGCCGCCAGGTCGGGCATCAAGCCGGCCAACTCGGATGGGGTCACCTGGCGCAGTCCGAACTCCTGAAAGCCGGGCGAATCGATGACCGCGCCCCGGCGCCGTGCGTCAAGCCAGTACCAGGTTGTCGTCGTCGTCGTGTGACGCCCGGCCCGCAAGGCTCGCGAGATCTCGCCAACCTGGGCTGCCGCCTCGGGTACGAAGCGGTTGATCAGGGTGCTCTTGCCCATGCCGCTGGGGCCCATCACGAGGGTCGTGCGGCCTGCCAGCCACGGTGCCAGCACGGCGCGCGCGCCCTCGGCGTCGGTCTTGAGCGCGAACTCAAGCAGCGGCGTGCCCATCGCGCGGTAGGGTGCCAGCCGCTCGCGCGCCGCCGCCGCGCCCGGCAGGTCGGTCTTGTTCAAGCCGATGGTGGCCGGGATGCCGGCTGCAGCGGCGGCGATCAGAGAGCGTGCCAGCTGCATCTCGCCGAAGGGCGGCTCCACCGCCACCAGCACCAGCAGCTGGTCGATGTTGGCCGCGAAGCTCTTGCTGCGCCAGTCGTCCTGGCGGAAAAGCAGGTTGCGGCGCGTCTCCGTGTGCTCGACGACGCCGCCGTCACCGCTGGGCATCCAGCGCACGCGGTCGCCAACCACCAGCTCGCTCTTCTTGCCGCGCGGAACGCAGTGCACACGAGCCCCATCGGGGGTTTCGACGACGACGTGGCGGCCGTGGGCGGCCACCACCAGGCCGAAGTCCAGCGCCGTGGCAGAACCCACTCAGCCCAGCAGCGCGTCGAGCTTCGCCGCGCAGATGAAGTCGTTCACCGAGAGGCCGCCCACCGAGTGCGTGTTGAAGCGCACCGTGCAGCGGTTGTACGACACCAGCAAGTCGGGGTGGTGATCCTCGGCGTGGGCGATCCAGGCCACCGCGTTCACGAAGGCCATCGTGTGGTGGTAGTCGGCGAAGTCGTAGCGCTTCTGGATGGCGCCGTCCAGAAGGGCCCAGCCGGGCGCCAGCGCCAGGTGGGCGGTGATGTCGGCCGGGGTCATGGCCGGGTGGCCTTCGAGCGGCTCGCAGCGGCGGTTGGCGAGGGATTCCATGCCGTGTTCCTTCACGCCGGTGCGGCGGGCGTCGGCAGCGCGGCCAGCCGTTGGCTGGCAGGCGGATGCGAATAGAAGAAGCGGACGTACAGCGGGTCGGGAGTCAGCGTGCCGGCGTTGTCGGCATGCAGCTTGAGCAGTGCACTGGCAAGGTCGCGGCCTTCCGCCTGCCGGCAGGCGTAGGCGTCGGCCTGGAACTCGTGGCGGCGGGAGAAATGCGCCATCAGCGGCGAGATGAAGAAGCCGAAGCTGGGCAGCACCAGCACGAACAGAAGCAGCGCCAGCGCGTCGTTTGGCGCCGAGAGGTTGGGAGACACCCCGAGCCCGGTGTAGAAGCCGCTCTGCCCTGCCAGCCAGCCCAGCAAGACCAGCGCGGCCAGGCTGCTGGCGAACAGCCCCGCCAACCTTTGGGGTACATGGCGCAACTTGAAGTGGCCGAGCTCGTGGGCGAGCACCGCCTCCACTTCGCCGGGGGAGAGCTTGTCCAGCAGCGTGTCGTAGAACACCACGCGCTTGGCCGCACCCAGGCCGGTGAAGTAGGCGTTGCCATGCGCCGACCGTCGGCTGCCGTCCATCACGAACAGGCCCTTGGCTGCGAAGCCGCAGCGCCGCATCAGCGACTGCACCCGATCGGCGAGTGCGGCGTCGGCCAGAGGCTTGAAGCTGTTGAACATCGGAGCGATGACGGTGGGGTAGATCACCAGCATCAGCAGGTTGAAGCCCATCAGCGCCAGCCAGGCCCACAGCCACCACAGCCCGTCGCTGGCTGCCATGATCCACAGCACCAGCGCCGCCAGCGGCAGGCCGATCGCCGCCCCCAGCAGCGCGCCCTTGGCCTGGTCGGCCCACCAGAGCCGAGGCGTCGTCCGGTTGAACCCGAAGCGCTGCTCGACTCGGAATGTGGAGATCCACTGTGCGGGAAGGTCGATCAGCCCGCCGATCAGCGACACCGCTGCCAACAGCGCCAGCTGGTAGACCAAGGCGCCGTACGCGGGCAGCAGTGCGTCCCGCAGCCAGCCGTTGAGCGCATCGAGACCCCCGAGCAGCGTCCAGCCCACCACGGTGGCGGCTCCGATGGCCGTGGTGGCCAGCTCCAGGCGGCCGTTCGCCAGCGTGTAGTCGGCGGCACGCCGGTGGTCTTCGAGCGACACGCTGGCAGCGAATGCCGCCGGCACGGTGTCGCGGTGGGCAGCCACATGCCGCAACTGGCGGGTGGCCAGCCAGAGCTTGACAGCCAGAGCGACCAACAGCGAGACCACGAAGGCCACGGTCATGAACTTGGGTTCCATGGGGAACAGACAGTGTAGGCTGCGCTGACAATCCACCGCATCGTCCGAGATCCTTTGCCCGCAACATCTCAGAGTCCGCACACCATGACCGAACCCTCCCTCCTGCTGACGCCCAGCGAGCAGAACCTGATCTGGGTCGACCTCGAGATGACCGGCCTCGCGCCCGAGACCGACCGCATCATCGAGATCGCCGTCGTCGTGACCGATCCGCTGCTGGCCGTCCGTGTCGAGGGCCCGGTGTTCGCGTTGCACCAGAGCGACGCCACGCTGGACGGCATGGATGCCTGGAACAAGGGCACCCACGGCCGCAGCGGCCTGATCGACCGCGTCAAGGCCAGCAACTTGGACGAGGCCACCGCCGAGGCTGCGGTGATCGAATTCCTTAAGGCCTACGTGCCCCGGGGCAAGAGCCCGATGTGCGGCAACAGCATCTGCCAGGACCGCCGTTTCCTGGCGCGCACGATGCCCACGCTGGAGGCCTATTTCCACTACCGCAACCTCGACGTGAGCACGCTGAAGGAACTGGCCCGGCGCTGGAAGCCGGCGGCGCTGGACGGCTTCAAGAAGGCGCAGGCGCATACGGCCCTGGCCGACATCCACGAGTCTATCGACGAGCTCATCCACTACCGGACCCACCTGCTCGCGCTGTAGATCCATACCGACGATGCCCGGCGTGTCACGGGACTGTCGTGCTGCCTTCATAAACTGCAGGACATGAGCGAAACCACGCCGCGCGCCCCGCCGCCGTCAGCCGGCCGTGCGTCGTCGCGCCTGCCCCTCGGTGACGACCGCACGCGCGCCTTGCGCGAGAAGACCCAGCAGACCGCCAAGCTCAATCTGCTCGACCGCGAGCGCTCGCTGATCCAGTTCAATCGCCGCGTGCTGGCGCAGGCGCGGCGGCCCGAGGTGCCGCTGCTGGAGCGGCTGCGCTACGTGACCATCGTCTCCAGCAACCTCGACGAGTTCTTTGAAGTGCGCGTGGCCGACTACATCGAGGCCGTGCGTCAGCCCGGCAGCGGCATCACGCAGGCCGACCTCGATGCGGTGGCGCGCGCCGCGCATGAGCTGATCGACGAGCAGTACCAAGTCTTCAACGACGAGGTCATGCCGGCGCTGGCCCTCGAAGGCATCGTCGTCCTCAACCACGCCCAGCGCAATCCTGCGCAGCGCGCCTGGGTGGAGAAGTTCTTCGAAGCGCAGGTGCAGCCGCTGCTCGTGCCCCTGAGCCTGGACCCGAGCCACCCGTTCCCATTGGTGGCCAACAAGAGCCTGAACTTCATCGCCCGACTCGACGGGCGCGACGCCTTCGGGCGCGACAACTCCATCGCCATCGTGAAGGTGCCGCGGGTGCTGCCGCGCGTCATCCGGCTGCCCGACGAGCTGTGCGGCAGACGTCAGGGCTTCGTTCTGCTCACCAGCGTGATCCGCGCCCATCTCGAAGCGCTGTTCCCCGGGCGGCGCGTCCTGGCGTTCTCTCAGTTCCGCGTCACCCGCGACTCCGACCTTGAAGTCGACGAGGACGACGTCACCAATCTGCGCCAAGCCCTCCGTTCGGGCCTGACGCTGCGCCACTTCGGCCAGGCCATCCGCCTGGAGGTGGTGAGCACCTGTCCTGAGGACCTCCAGCGCTTCCTGCTTGAGCAGTTCAGCCTGACCGAGGTGGCGCTGTACAAGGTCAACGGTCCGGTCAACCTCGTCAGGCTGAACCAGATCATCGACCAGGCCGAGGCCGACCACCTGCGCTTCCCGCCCTTCGAGCCACGTTGGCCCGAGGGCCGGCTCCCGCGCGGGCAAAGCATCTTCACGCGGCTGCGCGAGGGCGGTGACGTGCTCCTGCACCATCCGTTCGAGAGCTTCGAGCCGGTGGTGCAGTTTCTTCGCGAAGCCGTCCAAGATCCCGATGTCCTCGCCATCAAGCAGACCATCTACCGCACCGGCGCGCAGAGCGTGCTGATGGACCTGCTCATCGAGGCCGCCCGCCGCGGCAAGGAGGTGCTGGCGGTGGTGGAGCTGAAGGCGCGCTTCGATGAAGAAGCGAACATCAACTGGGCCGAGCGGCTGGAGGCCGTCGGCGCGCAGGTGGTGTACGGCGTGGTGGGCCTGAAGACGCACGCGAAGCTGTTGCTGGTGACGCGGCGCGAGGGCACACAGGGCAAGGGAGCCGCTTCGCAGGTCCGGCTGCGGCGCTACGCCCATCTTTCTACCGGCAACTACAACCCGCGGACGGCACGCCTGTACACCGATCTTGGCTACCTGACCGCCGATCCCGGCTTGACGGCCGACGCCGACGCGGTGTTCCTGCAGCTGGCCAGCCAGACCGCAGCCAAGCCGCCGCGCCACCTGGTGACGGCACCGTTCCAGATGCACAAGCGCATGCTGCGCCACATGCGCCAGGTGACCGAGGCGGCGCAGGCCGGGCGACCGGCGCGCATCGTCGCCAAGCTCAACGCGCTCACTGACCCGGGGCTGATTCACACCCTCATCGAGGCGGGCCATGCCGGCGTGCCCATCGATCTCGTGGTGCGCGGCGCCTGCATGCTGCCGCCGGGCGTGCCGGGATTCACCGAGAACATCCGCGTGCGCTCCATCGTCGGGCGCTTTCTCGAGCACTCGCGCATCCTGTACTTCCGCTGGGGCGAGGGCGATGCTGACGAGGTGCTCTACCTCAGCAGCGCCGACTGGATGAGCCGCAACATGTTCCGCCGCGTCGAGATCGCCTGGCCGGTGCGCGACCCAGCGTTGCGCCAGCGTGTCATCGACGAGGCGCTCGTGCCCTACCTGCACGATGGCAGTGACGCCTGGGCGCTCGAGGGCAGTGGCCGCTACCAGCGCTTGGGCGATGGCGGCGCCAGCGCGCAACAGGCGCTCATGCGGCGCTTCTCGTAGGTCGTTCCGGCGCGATGGACCTCATCCTGTGGCGCCACGCCGAGGCGCTGGAAGTGCGCGAGCCGCAGGACGACCTTGAGCGCCCGCTCACCCCCAAGGGCGAACGCCAGGCACTGCGCATGGCCGAGTGGCTCAATCGCCATCTGCCGTCGAGCACACGCGTGTTGGTGAGCCCGGCGCGTCGCGCGCAGCAGACGGCCGTGACACTGGATCGCCGCTTCAAGACCGTGGCAGCCCTGGCCCCCGACGGCAGCGTCGACGGCCTGCTGCATGCCGTGCGCTGGCCCGAGTCGCGGGAACCCGTGCTGGTGGTGGGCCACCAGCCGATGCTGGGCCTGGCCGCGGCCTACCTGCTCGCCGGACAGCCGCAGGCCTGGGCGGTGCGCAAGAGCGCTGTTTGGTGGATGCGCGCCCGCCAGCGCGAGGGGTCTTGTCAGGTGGTGCTGCACGCTGTGATGGCGCCAGACCTGGCGTAGCGAGTCCGTGC
This is a stretch of genomic DNA from Ideonella sp. WA131b. It encodes these proteins:
- the rimM gene encoding ribosome maturation factor RimM, whose protein sequence is MGPAEALPADAVEVGRVLGAWGLKGGIKVLPFAADAEALFSTKRWYLAPVEPPRPGGLAHPVLLRIVQAREQGDGIVATVQDLEDRDRADSLKGARVFVPRSSFPTPDEGEFYWVDLIGLSVLNRGHLALGTVVGLIETGPHCVLRVQPAAADADEILIPFVDAYVDAVERAEHRIRVDWQTDY
- a CDS encoding CoA pyrophosphatase, with protein sequence MTPPPRILDPRCVPVEGVDSHLPQVPEGRLAPQWMRDRFAAGEPFEPEHPGDGRPFEGRSPAAAAVLVPLVQRPEGLTVLLTRRTEHLRDHAGQISFPGGRSEPGDDGPTGTALREAHEEVGLTPAHVDVIGALPVYTTVTHFMVTPVVALVQPRFELALDSFEVAEAFEVPLAWLMNPTHHRRHRFEYEGGQRQFLSMPWQSTDVDGLPSEYFIWGATAAMLRNLYRFLAR
- the sixA gene encoding phosphohistidine phosphatase SixA; protein product: MDLILWRHAEALEVREPQDDLERPLTPKGERQALRMAEWLNRHLPSSTRVLVSPARRAQQTAVTLDRRFKTVAALAPDGSVDGLLHAVRWPESREPVLVVGHQPMLGLAAAYLLAGQPQAWAVRKSAVWWMRARQREGSCQVVLHAVMAPDLA
- the orn gene encoding oligoribonuclease — its product is MTEPSLLLTPSEQNLIWVDLEMTGLAPETDRIIEIAVVVTDPLLAVRVEGPVFALHQSDATLDGMDAWNKGTHGRSGLIDRVKASNLDEATAEAAVIEFLKAYVPRGKSPMCGNSICQDRRFLARTMPTLEAYFHYRNLDVSTLKELARRWKPAALDGFKKAQAHTALADIHESIDELIHYRTHLLAL
- a CDS encoding CobD/CbiB family protein: MSFFAVLFALLIEQLKPLPRDNAVHGAIEQWVRWTGRNFDAGERHHSAVVWGVSVGVPGVLVTTLYLFIAHHSLLLALAFDLLVLYLTLGFRQFSHFFTDIRDALDRGDEATARALLAEWRHLDASELPRTELLRHVIEHALLAAHRHVFGVFFWFVLLSALGLGPLGAVLYRMAEFSSRYWNYRSRNLEAPSNERLAALSQRLFTLVDHVPARLTAAGFAIVGNFEESVAAWRRHARLWQHANEGAILAAAAGAVGLQLGGPAAPGVTPDRSKTFSAGGEAGIADSQGSTDGQPVQMAHLQSVVGLVWRSVLLWMVLVLLLTFANLVG
- the rplS gene encoding 50S ribosomal protein L19; this encodes MDLIATLEQEEIARLNRTIPAFAPGDTVIVNVNVVEGTRKRVQAYEGVVIAKRNRGLNSSFIVRKVSNGEGVERTFQTYSPLIAGIEVKRRGDVRRAKLYYLRKRSGKSARIKEKLA
- the rsgA gene encoding ribosome small subunit-dependent GTPase A yields the protein MVAAHGRHVVVETPDGARVHCVPRGKKSELVVGDRVRWMPSGDGGVVEHTETRRNLLFRQDDWRSKSFAANIDQLLVLVAVEPPFGEMQLARSLIAAAAAGIPATIGLNKTDLPGAAAARERLAPYRAMGTPLLEFALKTDAEGARAVLAPWLAGRTTLVMGPSGMGKSTLINRFVPEAAAQVGEISRALRAGRHTTTTTTWYWLDARRRGAVIDSPGFQEFGLRQVTPSELAGLMPDLAAHLGHCRFANCSHRHEPGCGVRAAAARGAIGDNRMRLYEALHEELSAPPRY
- the ppk1 gene encoding polyphosphate kinase 1, with product MSETTPRAPPPSAGRASSRLPLGDDRTRALREKTQQTAKLNLLDRERSLIQFNRRVLAQARRPEVPLLERLRYVTIVSSNLDEFFEVRVADYIEAVRQPGSGITQADLDAVARAAHELIDEQYQVFNDEVMPALALEGIVVLNHAQRNPAQRAWVEKFFEAQVQPLLVPLSLDPSHPFPLVANKSLNFIARLDGRDAFGRDNSIAIVKVPRVLPRVIRLPDELCGRRQGFVLLTSVIRAHLEALFPGRRVLAFSQFRVTRDSDLEVDEDDVTNLRQALRSGLTLRHFGQAIRLEVVSTCPEDLQRFLLEQFSLTEVALYKVNGPVNLVRLNQIIDQAEADHLRFPPFEPRWPEGRLPRGQSIFTRLREGGDVLLHHPFESFEPVVQFLREAVQDPDVLAIKQTIYRTGAQSVLMDLLIEAARRGKEVLAVVELKARFDEEANINWAERLEAVGAQVVYGVVGLKTHAKLLLVTRREGTQGKGAASQVRLRRYAHLSTGNYNPRTARLYTDLGYLTADPGLTADADAVFLQLASQTAAKPPRHLVTAPFQMHKRMLRHMRQVTEAAQAGRPARIVAKLNALTDPGLIHTLIEAGHAGVPIDLVVRGACMLPPGVPGFTENIRVRSIVGRFLEHSRILYFRWGEGDADEVLYLSSADWMSRNMFRRVEIAWPVRDPALRQRVIDEALVPYLHDGSDAWALEGSGRYQRLGDGGASAQQALMRRFS
- a CDS encoding 4a-hydroxytetrahydrobiopterin dehydratase — its product is MESLANRRCEPLEGHPAMTPADITAHLALAPGWALLDGAIQKRYDFADYHHTMAFVNAVAWIAHAEDHHPDLLVSYNRCTVRFNTHSVGGLSVNDFICAAKLDALLG
- a CDS encoding M48 family metallopeptidase, whose translation is MEPKFMTVAFVVSLLVALAVKLWLATRQLRHVAAHRDTVPAAFAASVSLEDHRRAADYTLANGRLELATTAIGAATVVGWTLLGGLDALNGWLRDALLPAYGALVYQLALLAAVSLIGGLIDLPAQWISTFRVEQRFGFNRTTPRLWWADQAKGALLGAAIGLPLAALVLWIMAASDGLWWLWAWLALMGFNLLMLVIYPTVIAPMFNSFKPLADAALADRVQSLMRRCGFAAKGLFVMDGSRRSAHGNAYFTGLGAAKRVVFYDTLLDKLSPGEVEAVLAHELGHFKLRHVPQRLAGLFASSLAALVLLGWLAGQSGFYTGLGVSPNLSAPNDALALLLFVLVLPSFGFFISPLMAHFSRRHEFQADAYACRQAEGRDLASALLKLHADNAGTLTPDPLYVRFFYSHPPASQRLAALPTPAAPA
- the trmD gene encoding tRNA (guanosine(37)-N1)-methyltransferase TrmD translates to MRFDLVTLFPELIAAHLAHGITRRAYEGPVQVKTWSPRDFTDDAYRRVDDRPYGGGAGMVMLAQPLLRTLDAITVDRGPGPQAVVHFTPTGRCIDQALVHELAKGPGAVLLCGRYEGIDQRLLDARATLELSLGDFVLSGGELPALVLLDAIARLQPGVLAEPSHQSDSFSDGLLEGPHYSRPERLVLDGTEHAVPEVLLSGHHGEIARWRREQSLALTARRRPGLIEAARAAGRLSPADERFLARLPSP